One window from the genome of Amycolatopsis sp. NBC_01480 encodes:
- a CDS encoding transposase, with product MPPRKRRSYTAEYKIEAAHRVIDSDRTIAEVARELGIDPGMFSVWVKDERRRIAAAGVHGEKPLEAAEQAELLRLRRQVAELEKDNAFLVKASAYFAAMQKNPRGSI from the coding sequence ATGCCTCCTCGTAAGCGTCGGTCGTACACGGCCGAGTACAAGATTGAGGCTGCGCATCGTGTGATCGACTCCGACCGCACGATCGCCGAGGTTGCCCGTGAGCTGGGGATCGATCCGGGGATGTTCAGTGTCTGGGTCAAAGACGAACGGCGGAGGATCGCCGCCGCCGGGGTCCACGGCGAGAAACCCCTGGAAGCTGCAGAGCAAGCCGAACTGCTGCGATTGCGCAGGCAGGTGGCCGAGCTGGAGAAGGACAACGCGTTCTTGGTAAAAGCGTCGGCGTACTTTGCCGCGATGCAGAAGAACCCGCGAGGTTCGATCTGA
- a CDS encoding ABC-three component system middle component 2 — MTVPHLLSSDASRPSLVVVPEDDVVFRLAQLLLLLASLQRQRQPGVSLERLGCYDFLVANPLLVLTDEDDSDRKRLLMAGFDGRALSYASPAHRFTTRRERLQHDLALLVAYDLVSPTVNKSVLYAVTPAGLDLAGRFTAVYARSYRLSAEILIRRLSRLTDKRLREAVRTWTTVGRYTPRPEALDLLDAVDLLHDDTDAPWFTNTATSPPTDGQLT, encoded by the coding sequence ATGACCGTCCCTCACCTTCTCAGTTCAGATGCGAGCCGCCCCTCACTGGTCGTCGTTCCGGAGGACGACGTCGTCTTTCGTCTCGCTCAACTACTGCTCTTGCTCGCGTCATTGCAGCGTCAGCGGCAGCCTGGCGTCTCACTTGAGCGGCTCGGTTGCTACGACTTCCTGGTCGCCAACCCACTGCTGGTACTCACGGACGAGGACGACTCCGATCGTAAACGGCTGTTGATGGCTGGCTTCGATGGTCGTGCGTTGAGCTACGCCAGCCCGGCGCACCGCTTTACCACCCGGCGAGAACGACTTCAGCATGACTTGGCGCTACTAGTCGCCTACGACTTGGTTTCCCCCACCGTCAACAAGAGTGTTCTCTACGCGGTCACCCCGGCCGGCCTGGACCTCGCCGGAAGGTTCACTGCGGTATACGCACGTTCCTATCGCTTGTCGGCGGAGATTCTGATCCGCCGCCTATCGCGCCTGACCGACAAGCGTCTACGCGAAGCTGTCCGTACGTGGACCACAGTAGGACGCTACACGCCACGCCCCGAGGCGCTCGACCTCCTTGACGCCGTCGACCTCCTGCACGACGACACAGATGCGCCGTGGTTCACGAACACAGCGACGTCACCGCCGACTGACGGACAACTCACATGA
- a CDS encoding IS3 family transposase, with protein MAKYAGPDEPAGSTPPEGTRFSVLRMARLLGVSTSGYYAYMKRSAATMLTPRRQRRADLAVKILDVHTESDGTYGSPRITAELRARGETVNEKTVAAIMAGIGIEGISPRTFKVRTTVVDPAASFPPDLVRRNFDQGKLDAVWLTDITYLTCGEGDLYLCAIRDGHSRRVLGHIVADHIGADMVCEAIDAAVACRSRGVAGTVLHSDRGGEFTAGLTARACDRYGLKRSMGETGICWDNSPAESFWSTFKHEYFYRHTFTVKAELVAAVDKWIGRYNNERRHSAIGMLNPVCYEQSLTGAAKAA; from the coding sequence ATGGCGAAGTACGCCGGCCCCGACGAGCCCGCCGGCTCCACACCACCCGAGGGCACACGGTTCTCTGTCCTGCGCATGGCGCGGCTGCTCGGTGTCTCGACGTCCGGCTACTACGCGTACATGAAACGTTCCGCAGCAACGATGTTGACGCCCCGGCGGCAGCGCCGCGCTGATCTGGCGGTGAAGATCCTCGACGTACACACCGAGTCCGACGGTACCTACGGGTCCCCGCGGATCACCGCCGAACTACGGGCACGCGGTGAAACAGTGAACGAGAAAACCGTCGCGGCAATCATGGCCGGAATCGGGATCGAGGGCATCAGTCCCCGCACCTTCAAAGTCCGCACCACGGTGGTTGACCCGGCGGCGTCGTTTCCGCCGGATCTGGTGCGACGCAACTTCGACCAGGGCAAGCTCGACGCGGTCTGGCTGACCGACATCACCTACCTCACCTGCGGTGAGGGTGATCTGTACTTGTGCGCGATCCGCGATGGGCATTCCCGCCGCGTGCTCGGGCACATCGTCGCCGACCATATCGGTGCTGACATGGTCTGTGAGGCCATCGACGCGGCGGTGGCCTGCCGCAGCCGCGGTGTCGCCGGCACAGTGCTGCATTCCGATCGCGGTGGGGAATTCACGGCCGGGTTGACGGCGCGAGCCTGCGACCGGTACGGGTTGAAACGGTCGATGGGTGAGACCGGTATCTGCTGGGACAACAGCCCCGCGGAATCGTTCTGGTCAACGTTCAAGCACGAGTACTTTTACCGCCACACGTTCACAGTCAAGGCAGAACTTGTTGCTGCAGTTGACAAGTGGATCGGTCGGTACAACAATGAGAGGCGTCACTCGGCTATCGGGATGCTCAATCCTGTGTGCTACGAACAGTCCCTGACAGGCGCAGCGAAAGCTGCTTGA
- a CDS encoding DEAD/DEAH box helicase family protein, whose protein sequence is MTDVSKPDFEQNLADFGSARFTQLRPGQRQVLTTYADQHLDTADLAIEMPTGEGKTLLALLIADHALTRGWSVAYLTGTRQLAERVEEEAEDLGLDVVRFAAKDYGGAKLDDYHQAQAVGVMNYWVYFNSDPKVGAADLVVFDDAHLAEQPLSGLQTLRIPDKLGPARQLYQTICELVVAHTDAYPGLRAMLDGTARPGTPPELLSFSDWAAIASQAHDAIAASPLVTNRELKDEMRYVWPTVRDHLTQCGVLIGPSGIEIRPYHPPTALNTQYSRAKQRVYLSATLGSMDDLQRRVGGGPVTRLTTAAPLPPGATGERLMVLNPSAEHPFDQNVLGWALAQAQAAGGRAAWLCASHAEADTLQETLAAYGQQVYRLRPGDDSMVDTWSRVASGHLITAGRYDGLDLAGDLCKLVIITTVPQASSEFERFVVAYLGDASFMRHRVGQRVTQALGRANRESTDRSLYLGLDPSFAQILADPAVRKSIPAGTEPTIRAALEIYDQGWDGTLRACATFWQPATQTPESGGTAAPASPRRKVRPGRNISGSSDVSSADAEVSAATDLWLGDHGGAAKKASEAAVQLATAGETEHAAFWRYVEAHAHFDRGRAQDLAAARKALEDATAGGPRTTWFRRLSRTVADLEGYEQTADDTDRFFLAWDEWRREAGARLDRVLSEGRALLTGSHDQQCEGLTRLARLVGASGERPPRTEQSATDCRWTWSTVKRAERRVWEVKTVPKGEPKPLIRSDVNQLLGQIEVETRRSAKTRVFGCLLTPATTTKADAAEAAHDKIVLVNHGAAVRVYDMLADRLRQYDALCGDNNAEARGEARTRIEALLPQEDGWLGKLLAPSRGRLVTADDVAAIFPST, encoded by the coding sequence GTGACAGACGTGTCGAAGCCGGACTTCGAACAGAACCTGGCTGACTTCGGGTCGGCGAGGTTCACTCAGCTTCGGCCTGGCCAGCGTCAGGTTCTCACAACGTACGCGGACCAGCACCTCGACACCGCGGATCTGGCCATCGAGATGCCCACCGGCGAGGGCAAGACGCTGCTGGCCTTGCTGATCGCCGATCACGCCCTTACCCGCGGGTGGTCGGTGGCCTACCTGACCGGCACCCGCCAACTCGCCGAGCGGGTCGAAGAAGAAGCCGAAGATCTAGGGCTGGATGTCGTCCGCTTCGCCGCAAAAGACTACGGCGGCGCGAAGCTGGACGACTATCACCAAGCCCAGGCCGTCGGCGTGATGAACTACTGGGTCTACTTCAACAGCGACCCAAAGGTCGGGGCCGCCGACCTGGTCGTCTTCGACGATGCCCACCTCGCCGAGCAGCCGCTCAGCGGGCTGCAGACCCTGCGCATCCCCGACAAGCTCGGCCCCGCACGCCAGCTCTACCAGACGATCTGCGAGTTGGTTGTGGCGCACACCGACGCCTACCCCGGTCTGCGCGCGATGCTCGACGGCACTGCCAGGCCCGGTACGCCACCCGAACTGCTGTCATTCAGCGACTGGGCCGCGATCGCGAGCCAGGCGCACGACGCCATCGCGGCATCGCCTCTCGTCACGAACCGAGAGCTCAAGGACGAGATGAGATATGTCTGGCCCACTGTTCGCGACCACCTCACCCAGTGCGGCGTGCTCATCGGCCCCTCCGGCATCGAGATCCGCCCCTACCACCCGCCGACCGCGCTCAACACCCAGTACAGCCGCGCCAAGCAACGGGTCTACCTATCGGCCACCCTCGGCTCGATGGACGACCTCCAGCGCCGAGTCGGGGGCGGGCCAGTCACCCGCTTGACCACCGCTGCTCCGCTGCCGCCTGGCGCGACGGGCGAGCGGCTAATGGTGCTCAACCCTAGTGCTGAGCACCCCTTTGACCAGAACGTTCTCGGGTGGGCGCTTGCCCAAGCCCAGGCGGCAGGTGGGCGAGCCGCCTGGTTGTGCGCCAGCCACGCCGAAGCCGACACCCTCCAGGAGACCCTCGCTGCCTACGGGCAGCAGGTCTACCGTCTCCGTCCCGGGGACGACTCGATGGTTGACACCTGGAGCCGAGTCGCCAGCGGACACCTGATCACCGCCGGCCGCTACGACGGACTCGACCTCGCAGGCGACCTGTGCAAGCTGGTCATCATCACCACCGTCCCACAAGCTAGCAGCGAGTTCGAGCGCTTCGTCGTCGCCTACCTCGGCGACGCCAGCTTCATGCGCCACCGCGTCGGCCAACGAGTCACCCAGGCACTCGGCCGCGCCAACCGCGAATCGACCGATCGCTCCCTCTACCTCGGGCTGGACCCCAGCTTCGCCCAGATACTCGCCGACCCGGCCGTCCGCAAGTCGATCCCCGCAGGCACAGAACCCACCATCCGCGCCGCGCTCGAGATCTACGACCAAGGCTGGGATGGCACCCTTCGGGCTTGCGCCACCTTCTGGCAACCGGCCACGCAAACCCCTGAATCCGGCGGAACCGCAGCCCCAGCGAGCCCACGTCGCAAGGTGCGGCCAGGCCGCAACATCAGCGGAAGCAGCGACGTCTCCAGCGCTGACGCCGAGGTCTCCGCAGCGACAGACCTCTGGCTCGGCGACCATGGCGGAGCAGCCAAGAAGGCCAGCGAAGCAGCCGTTCAACTTGCCACGGCCGGGGAAACCGAACACGCTGCGTTCTGGCGATACGTTGAAGCACACGCCCACTTCGACCGAGGACGCGCCCAAGACCTAGCCGCCGCCCGCAAGGCACTGGAGGATGCCACTGCCGGCGGCCCCCGCACCACTTGGTTCCGCCGACTGTCTCGCACCGTCGCCGACCTCGAAGGCTACGAACAGACTGCCGACGACACCGACCGGTTCTTCCTCGCGTGGGATGAGTGGCGCCGCGAAGCCGGTGCACGGCTCGACCGTGTCCTCTCCGAGGGACGAGCGCTGCTCACCGGTAGCCACGACCAGCAGTGCGAAGGACTGACCAGGCTGGCTCGCCTCGTGGGCGCCAGCGGCGAACGCCCACCCAGAACCGAACAGAGCGCCACAGACTGTCGCTGGACCTGGTCCACCGTCAAGCGCGCCGAGCGCCGCGTCTGGGAGGTCAAGACCGTCCCGAAGGGCGAGCCCAAGCCGCTCATCCGCAGCGACGTGAACCAACTACTCGGGCAGATCGAGGTCGAGACCAGGCGCTCGGCGAAGACCCGCGTATTCGGCTGTCTACTCACCCCGGCCACCACCACCAAGGCCGACGCCGCCGAAGCGGCCCACGACAAGATCGTGCTGGTCAACCACGGGGCAGCTGTGCGGGTCTACGACATGCTGGCTGACCGGCTCCGTCAGTACGACGCGCTGTGCGGCGACAACAACGCCGAAGCACGAGGTGAAGCCCGCACCCGGATCGAGGCGCTCCTGCCGCAAGAGGACGGCTGGCTGGGCAAGCTGCTCGCGCCCTCTCGCGGCCGGCTCGTCACCGCTGACGACGTAGCTGCCATCTTCCCGTCAACCTGA